From one Camarhynchus parvulus chromosome 25, STF_HiC, whole genome shotgun sequence genomic stretch:
- the HCN3 gene encoding potassium/sodium hyperpolarization-activated cyclic nucleotide-gated channel 3 has protein sequence MEAAPRRSPEPREKPPVLDGEAAGAPAGASGAAPASPAATEQIVAEGEAAAAGTFVQRQLGAMLQPAVNKFSLRMFGSHRAVEIERQRVKSAGAWIIHPYSDFRFYWDLIMLLLMVGNLIILPVGITFFKDENTPPWIVFNVLSDTFFLADLVLNFRTGIVVEDNTEIILDPHTIKMKYLKSWFLVDFISSIPVDYIFLIVDLETQVDSDVYKTARALRIVRFTKILSLLRLLRLSRLIRYIHQWEEIFHMTYDLASAVVRIFNLIGMMLLLCHWDGCLQFLVPMLQDFPEDCWVSKNHMVNDSWGKQYSHALFKAMSHMLCIGYGQQAPEGMTDVWLTMLSMIVGATCYAMFIGHATALIQSLDSSRRQYQEKYKQVEQYMSFHKLPGDTRQRIHEYYEHRYQGKMFDEENILGELSEPLKEEIINFNCRNLVANMPLFANADPNFVTAMLTKLRFEVFQPGDFIIREGTVGKKMYFIQHGVVSILTKGNKETKLSDGSYFGEICLLTRGRRTASVRADTYCRLYSLAVDNFNEVLEEYPMMRRAFETVAMDRLDRIGKKNSILLLKRAEHSSGPLNTEMIQQIVKHDQDMAHNIQDLQQMAMGRELSGKPVIWEPLVHAPLQTAAATTNVAIALTHQHSLQAHIFLPPSSISSPLSPEATLLTKPVRRSQPSLGGSRPSSVSSPSGAPSHLHTPAAGSPSSPMLQSQVPLESSGAQRPSSGAQPLPRSAQRGEMPAGPKQPPAGPQPQLSRSRGASVSTSLLQQAAGAASPSSEQALPPGRTLHYSLSRATGSHISLLMHPQQLVKHRSIQGLPVGRLTQDVRLLSASQPSLPNRVAQQADGSSLKQGRKSAGNLARRSSPSVAGLLAKPGSGMPAHSQPMPSGSLPQPGRSTPQSPGPAARQAAAPSRKGSVAFSPEVETAKPKLPSNM, from the exons atgGAGGCGGCGCCGCGGCGAAGCCCCGAGCCGCGGGAGAAGCCGCCGGTGCTGGACGGGGAGGCAGCGGGGGCGCCCGCGGGGGCGTCGGGCGCGGCCCCGGCCTCGCCGGCGGCGACGGAGCAGATCGTGGCGGAgggcgaggcggcggcggcgggcacGTTCGTGCAGCGGCAGCTCGGGGCGATGCTGCAGCCCGCCGTGAACAAGTTCTCGCTGCGCATGTTCGGCAGCCACCGGGCCGTGGAGATCGAGCGGCAACGGGTGAAGTCGGCGGGCGCCTGGATTATCCATCCCTACAGCGACTTCAG GTTTTACTGGGACCTCATCATGCTGCTCCTGATGGTGGGGAATTTGATCATCCTGCCCGTGGGCATCACCTTCTTCAAGGATGAGAACACCCCTCCCTGGATCGTTTTCAACGTGCTTTCGGACACTTTCTTCTTGGCTGACCTGGTGCTGAACTTCCGGACAGGCATCGTGGTGGAGGACAACACGGAGATCATCCTCGACCCTCACACCATCAAAATGAAGTACTTGAAGAGCTGGTTCCTGGTCGACTTcatctcctccatccctgtTGACTACATTTTCCTCATTGTTGACCTGGAGACCCAGGTGGATTCTGATGTCTACAAGACGGCGCGGGCCCTGCGCATCGTGCGCTTCACCAAGATCCTCAGCCTGCTGCGCCTGCTGCGCCTCTCGCGCCTCATCCGCTACATCCACCAGTGGGAGGAG ATCTTCCACATGACGTACGACCTGGCCAGCGCCGTGGTGAGGATCTTCAACCTCATCGggatgatgctgctgctgtgccactggGATGGCTGCCTCCAGTTCCTGGTGCCCATGCTGCAGGACTTCCCTGAGGACTGCTGGGTCTCCAAGAACCACATGGTG AACGACTCCTGGGGCAAGCAGTACTCACACGCCCTGTTCAAGGCCATGAGCCACATGCTGTGCATCGGCTACGGGCAGCAGGCGCCCGAGGGCATGACCGACGTGTGGCTCACCATGCTCAGCATGATCGTGGGGGCCACCTGCTACGCCATGTTCATCGGCCACGCCACCGCCCTCATCCAGTCTCTGGACTCGTCCCGGCGCCAGTACCAGGAGAAG TACAAGCAAGTGGAGCAGTACATGTCATTCCACAAGCTGCCCGGGGACACGCGCCAGCGCATCCACGAGTACTACGAGCACCGCTACCAGGGCAAGATGTTTGATGAGGAGAACATCCTGGGGGAGCTCAGCGAGCCACTCAAAGAG GAAATCATCAACTTCAACTGCCGCAACCTGGTGGCCAACATGCCCCTGTTTGCCAACGCTGACCCCAACTTTGTGACAGCCATGCTGACCAAGCTGCGCTTCGAGGTCTTCCAGCCTGGGGACTTCATCATCCGCGAGGGCACCGTGGGCAAAAAGATGTACTTCATCCAGCACGGCGTGGTCAGCATCCTCACCAAGGGCAACAAGGAGACAAAGCTGTCTGATGGCTCCTACTTTGGgg AGATCTGCCTGCTGACGCGGGGCAGGCGCACGGCCAGCGTCAGAGCCGACACCTACTGCCGCCTCTACTCCCTGGCCGTGGACAACTTCAACGAGGTGCTGGAGGAGTACCCCATGATGAGGAGAGCCTTCGAGACCGTGGCCATGGACCGCCTGGACCGCATAG GGAAGAAGAACTCCATCCTGCTCCTCAAGCGAGCCGAGCACAGCTCGGGGCCCCTGAACACCGAGATGATCCAGCAGATCGTGAAGCACGACCAGGACATGGCCCACAACATCCAGGACCTGCAGCAGATGGCGATGGGCCGGGAGCTGAGCGGCAAGCCGGTGATTTGGGAGCCTCTGGTGCACGCACCCCTGCAAACAGCCGCCGCCACCACCAACGTGGCCATCGCGCTGacccaccagcacagcctgcaggctCACATCTTCCTGCCGCCCTCCTCCATCTCCAGCCCGCTGTCTCCCGAAGCCACGCTGCTCACCAAGCCCGTGCGccgctcccagcccagcctgggcgGCTCCCGGCCCTCCTCGGTGAGCTCGCCCTCCGGGGCTCCGTCCCACCTGCACACGCCGGCCGCGGGTTCGCCTTCCTCGCCCATGCTCCAGTCCCAGGTACCGCTGGAGAGCAGCGGGGCCCAGAGACCCAGCTCgggggctcagccccttccccgcTCGGCGCAGAGGGGGGAGATGCCAGCGGGGCCCAAGCAGCCCCCGGccggcccccagccccagctgtcccGGTCCCGCGGCGCCTCGGTCTCCACCTCGCTGCTGCAGCAAGCGGCGGGCGCTGCGTCCCCCAGCTCCGAGCAGGCGCTGCCGCCGGGGAGAACGCTCCACTACAGCCTGTCCCGAGCCACCGGCTCGCACATCTCGCTCCTGAtgcatccccagcagctggTGAAGCACAGGAGCATCCAGGGGCTGCCGGTGGGGCGGCTCACCCAGGATGTCCGGCTCCTTTCCgcctcccagccctcccttccTAACAGAGTGGCCCAGCAAGCCGACGGGAGCTCCTTGAAGCAGGGCAGGAAATCCGCAGGGAACCTGGCCCGCAGGTCCTCGCCCTCGGTAGCCGGACTGCTGGCCAAGCCGGGCTCGGGGATGCCCGCACACTCGCAGCCGATGCCCTCGGGGTCGCTGCCTCAGCCCGGCCGCTCCACGCCGCAGTCCCCGGGCCCCGCGGCCCGGCAGGCAGCCGCTCCCTCCCGCAAGGGCTCCGTGGCCTTCAGCCCCGAGGTGGAAACGGCGAAGCCCAAGCTCCCATCCAACATGTGA
- the CLK2 gene encoding dual specificity protein kinase CLK2 isoform X1: MPHSRRYRSSERSSRGSYHERYRSRKHKRRRTRSRSSSSERDRRHRREDSYHVRSRSYDDHSADRRAYDRRYCDSYRRNDYSRERGDAYYEPEYRHSYEYRRSRDREGSYRSCKSSRRKHRRRRRRSRSFSRSSSQRSRQSSRRAKSVEDDDEGHLIYRVGDWLQERYEIISTLGEGTFGRVVQCMDHRRGGARVALKIIKNVEKYKEAARLEINVLEKINEKDPENTNLCVRMFDWFDYHGHMCISFELLGLSTFDFLKDNNYLPYPIHQVRHMAFQVCQAVKFLHDNKLTHTDLKPENILFVNSDYELSYNLEKKRDERSVKSTAIRVVDFGSATFDHEHHSTIVSTRHYRAPEVILELGWSQPCDVWSIGCIIFEYYVGFTLFQTHDNREHLAMMERILGPIPSRMVRKTRKQKYFYHGRLDWDENTSAGRYVRENCKPLRRYLTSEAEDHHRLFDLIESMLEYEPSKRVTLAEALKHPFFDMLGMEPSTKMWDSSRDISR; this comes from the exons ATGCCGCACTCCCGAAGGTACCGCTCGTCGGAGCGCAGCAGCCGCGGCAGTTACCACGAGCGCTACCGGAGCCGCAAGCACAAGCGGCGGCGGACGCGGTCCCGGTCCAGCAGCAGCGAGCGGGACCGGCGGCACCGGCGGGAGGACAGCTACCACGTCCGATCCCGGAG CTACGACGACCACTCCGCAGACCGAAGGGCCTACGACCGCCGTTACTGTGACAGCTACCGGCGCAACGACTACAGCCGCGAGCGGGGCGACGCCTACTACGAGCCCGAGTACCGCCACTCCTACGAGTACCGGCGCTCCCGGGACCGCGAGGGCAGCTACCGGAGCTGCAAAAGCAGCCGGCGTAAGCACAGGCGGAGGCGGCGCCGCAGCCGGTCCTTTAGCCGCTCCTCATCG CAGCGGAGTcgacagagcagcagaagggccAAGAGTGTGGAGGACGACGACGAGGGGCATCTGATCTATCGCGTCGGCGACTGGCTACAAGAAAGAT aTGAGATTATCAGCACCCTGGGGGAAGGGACCTTCGGCAGAGTGGTGCAGTGCATGGATCACCGGAG GGGTGGTGCACGCGTTGCTctgaaaatcattaaaaacGTAGAGAAATACAAAGAGGCTGCTCGACTGGAAATCAACGTGCTGGAGAAAATTAACGAGAAGGATCCTGAGAACACAAA TCTCTGTGTCAGGATGTTTGACTGGTTTGACTACCACGGCCACATGTGCATCTCCTTcgagctgctggggctcagcacctTTGATTTCCTGAAGGATAACAACTACCTGCCTTACCCCATCCACCAAGTACGGCACATGGCCTTCCAGGTGTGCCAGGCTGTGAAGT tTCTGCACGACAATAAACTCACCCACACTGACCTCAAGCCAGAGAACATCCTCTTTGTGAACTCTGACTACGAGCTCTCCTACAACCTGGAAAAG AAACGGGATGAGAGGAGCGTGAAGAGCACGGCCATCAGGGTGGTGGACTTTGGCAGTGCCACCTTTGACCACGAGCATCACAGCACCATCGTGTCCACCAGGCACTACCGAGCCCCTGAAGTCATCCTGG agcttggctggagccagccctgtgATGTGTGGAGTATTGGCTGCATCATCTTTGAGTATTATGTGGGTTTCACCCTTTTCCAG ACACATGACAACCGGGAGCACCTGGCCATGAtggagaggattttggggccaattcCTTCTCGAATGGTCCGGAAGACAAG gaaacagaaatatttctaccACGGCCGCCTGGACTGGGACGAGAACACCTCAGCTGGACGCTACGTTCGGGAGAACTGCAAACCACTGCGG CGATACCTGACCTCGGAGGCTGAGGACCATCACCGCCTGTTCGACCTCATCGAGAGCATGCTGGAGTACGAGCCCTCCAAGCGTGTCACCCTGGCTGAGGCCCTCAAGCACCCCTTCTTTGACATGCTGGGCATGGAGCCCAGCACAAAAATGTGGGACTCGAGCCGGGACATCAGCCGGTGA
- the CLK2 gene encoding dual specificity protein kinase CLK2 isoform X2, with product MPHSRRYRSSERSSRGSYHERYRSRKHKRRRTRSRSSSSERDRRHRREDSYHVRSRSYDDHSADRRAYDRRYCDSYRRNDYSRERGDAYYEPEYRHSYEYRRSRDREGSYRSCKSSRRKHRRRRRRSRSFSRSSSRSRQSSRRAKSVEDDDEGHLIYRVGDWLQERYEIISTLGEGTFGRVVQCMDHRRGGARVALKIIKNVEKYKEAARLEINVLEKINEKDPENTNLCVRMFDWFDYHGHMCISFELLGLSTFDFLKDNNYLPYPIHQVRHMAFQVCQAVKFLHDNKLTHTDLKPENILFVNSDYELSYNLEKKRDERSVKSTAIRVVDFGSATFDHEHHSTIVSTRHYRAPEVILELGWSQPCDVWSIGCIIFEYYVGFTLFQTHDNREHLAMMERILGPIPSRMVRKTRKQKYFYHGRLDWDENTSAGRYVRENCKPLRRYLTSEAEDHHRLFDLIESMLEYEPSKRVTLAEALKHPFFDMLGMEPSTKMWDSSRDISR from the exons ATGCCGCACTCCCGAAGGTACCGCTCGTCGGAGCGCAGCAGCCGCGGCAGTTACCACGAGCGCTACCGGAGCCGCAAGCACAAGCGGCGGCGGACGCGGTCCCGGTCCAGCAGCAGCGAGCGGGACCGGCGGCACCGGCGGGAGGACAGCTACCACGTCCGATCCCGGAG CTACGACGACCACTCCGCAGACCGAAGGGCCTACGACCGCCGTTACTGTGACAGCTACCGGCGCAACGACTACAGCCGCGAGCGGGGCGACGCCTACTACGAGCCCGAGTACCGCCACTCCTACGAGTACCGGCGCTCCCGGGACCGCGAGGGCAGCTACCGGAGCTGCAAAAGCAGCCGGCGTAAGCACAGGCGGAGGCGGCGCCGCAGCCGGTCCTTTAGCCGCTCCTCATCG CGGAGTcgacagagcagcagaagggccAAGAGTGTGGAGGACGACGACGAGGGGCATCTGATCTATCGCGTCGGCGACTGGCTACAAGAAAGAT aTGAGATTATCAGCACCCTGGGGGAAGGGACCTTCGGCAGAGTGGTGCAGTGCATGGATCACCGGAG GGGTGGTGCACGCGTTGCTctgaaaatcattaaaaacGTAGAGAAATACAAAGAGGCTGCTCGACTGGAAATCAACGTGCTGGAGAAAATTAACGAGAAGGATCCTGAGAACACAAA TCTCTGTGTCAGGATGTTTGACTGGTTTGACTACCACGGCCACATGTGCATCTCCTTcgagctgctggggctcagcacctTTGATTTCCTGAAGGATAACAACTACCTGCCTTACCCCATCCACCAAGTACGGCACATGGCCTTCCAGGTGTGCCAGGCTGTGAAGT tTCTGCACGACAATAAACTCACCCACACTGACCTCAAGCCAGAGAACATCCTCTTTGTGAACTCTGACTACGAGCTCTCCTACAACCTGGAAAAG AAACGGGATGAGAGGAGCGTGAAGAGCACGGCCATCAGGGTGGTGGACTTTGGCAGTGCCACCTTTGACCACGAGCATCACAGCACCATCGTGTCCACCAGGCACTACCGAGCCCCTGAAGTCATCCTGG agcttggctggagccagccctgtgATGTGTGGAGTATTGGCTGCATCATCTTTGAGTATTATGTGGGTTTCACCCTTTTCCAG ACACATGACAACCGGGAGCACCTGGCCATGAtggagaggattttggggccaattcCTTCTCGAATGGTCCGGAAGACAAG gaaacagaaatatttctaccACGGCCGCCTGGACTGGGACGAGAACACCTCAGCTGGACGCTACGTTCGGGAGAACTGCAAACCACTGCGG CGATACCTGACCTCGGAGGCTGAGGACCATCACCGCCTGTTCGACCTCATCGAGAGCATGCTGGAGTACGAGCCCTCCAAGCGTGTCACCCTGGCTGAGGCCCTCAAGCACCCCTTCTTTGACATGCTGGGCATGGAGCCCAGCACAAAAATGTGGGACTCGAGCCGGGACATCAGCCGGTGA
- the SCAMP3 gene encoding secretory carrier-associated membrane protein 3 — MAQRGGPAVLPDNPFQDPAALQARPGAVLDGYNPFESDAPPPPFQTPSVAPPPPVPAAAQPPRKASPTEPRNYGSYGSQASAAAATAELLKRQEELNRKAEELDRRERELQNAALGGSQTRLNNWPPLPSFCPVKPCFYQDIPVEIPADFQKTVTTMYYLWMASTIALFLNFLSSLAWFCVDPTSGSGFGLSILWALLYTPCSFVCWYRPMYKAFRSDSSFNFFVFFFVFFAQNVMYVLQAIGIPNWGFSGWILSLIALRTNTAVAVMMILVSLSFTAVAVLGIIMLKKIHSLYRRTGASFQKAQEEFAAGVFSNQAVRTAAANAAAGAATNAFRAP; from the exons ATGGCCCagcgcggcggccccgcggtGCTCCCGGACAACCCCTTCCAGGACCCCGCGGCGCtgcaggcccggcccggcgctgTGCTGGATGGCTACAACCCCTTCGAGAGCGACGCG CCACCGCCGCCCTTCCAGACCCCTTCGGtagcgccgccgcccccggtACCGGCGGCCGCGCAGCCCCCGCGGAAGGCGAGTCCCACCGAGCCCCGCAACTACGGCTCCTACGGTTCGCAG GcctcggccgccgccgccacgGCGGAGCTGCTGAAGCGGCAGGAGGAGCTCAACCGGAAAGCGGAGGAGCTGGACCGGCGGGAGCGGGAGCTGCAGAACGCGGCCCTCGGCGGTTCCCAGA CGAGGCTCAACAACTGGCCCCCGCTGCCGTCCTTCTGCCCGGTGAAGCCGTGCTTCTACCAGGACATCCCCGTGGAGATCCCGGCCGACTTCCAGAAGACAGTCACAACCATGTACTACCTCTGGATGG cCAGCACCATTGCTCTGTTCCTGAACTTCCTGTCCTCGCTCGCCTGGTTCTGCGTGGATCCCACATCCGGCTCTGGGTTTGGGCTCTCCatcctctgggctctgctctaCACGCCCTGTTCCTTTGTCTGCTGGTACCGGCCCATGTACAAAGCCTTCAG GAGCGACAGTTCCTTCaacttctttgtcttcttcttcGTCTTCTTTGCCCAGAACGTGATGTATGTGCTGCAGGCCATCGGCATCCCAAACTGGGGATTCAG TGGCTGGATCCTGAGCCTGATAGCGCTGCGGACTAACACGGCCGTGGCCGTGATGATGATCCTGGTGTCCTTGTCCTTCACGGccgtggctgtgctggggatcaTCATGCTGAAAAAG aTCCACTCTCTGTACCGCCGCACGGGTGCCAGCTTCCAGAAGGCTCAGGAGGAGTTTGCAGCCGGGGTTTTCTCCAACCAGGCCGTGCGCACGGCTGCGGCCAACGCTGCCGCGGGCGCGGCCACCAACGCCTTCCGTGCCCCGTAG